A window of Macrotis lagotis isolate mMagLag1 chromosome 1, bilby.v1.9.chrom.fasta, whole genome shotgun sequence genomic DNA:
ATACATATGTTCTCACAAGTCTCTTAATCAagtcataaacatttattaagcacctactatatgccagacattgtTTAAAagatgaggatacaaaaagaagcaaaaagacaaacaacaagGTTCTGGTAAGTGggagaactcagggagatgaaggGGAGATGCAAGTGCAAATAGCATGCAGAGTAGCAGTTTGAGAAAAGACCTTTGGCACAAGTGATCCTTCTCTATAATCCAACTCACTTCATCACCCTCTTTCACAATGCCCACATCTCTTGCTTTTCCTGCTCAACAATTACAAATAAGCAATAGGGTAAGGAAGTGGCTTTATCTCCTGCATGTTAAAGTcagctcattttctttttttttttaagtcagtgcATTTTCAAAAGCCAGAATAATAGTTGACAGAGAGAGAGGGGCCCACACCATCTCAACAGCAGAAGAAAATACAGGATAAAAGGtaagagaaacagaaagtatTTGATATGTGTTTGAGCTGTGAATGTACACAAAGGTAGGCTTGCTTGAGTGTGTGAGTGAGAAAATTATAGGATTGTGGATAACCCCTTCTTAGGGATCATAGATCAAagaattagagctagaagggaacatCTAGCCCAacttcattattttacagatgagaaaactgaggcccagaaagaatACAATACTTGTCCCAGTCACAAGAACAATAAGTGGCAGAGACAAACATTGATCCTAGGTCTTCGGACAGAAAGTTTTTCTTTGGCAAGAGGGCTGGGTCAGAGAGTTTGAAGAGGTATTAAATGAGGTAAAATTAAAGAGTCAgacagaggatctgggtttgaatccaagtTCTGCTTCTAATACCTGAATtggtattcattcatttttagttgtatctgactctttgtgatcccatttggagttttcttggcaagaaacTGAGTGGTTTACCCTTTCCATCtctagttcactttacagatgaggaaattgaggcaaatagagttacaTGACATGCCCATTTTcaagatagtaaatgtctgaagccagatccAAACTTAAGATGAGCCCTTTTGACTGGAGGCCTTGTGCTtgactcactgcaccacctagctgccctcatatcTGAGTAGCCTAGACAAATAATTTGACTTGACTAGGCCTCAAGTTctccaactataaaataagagggttggactaaatatctatattttaattAAGCACTAAATCTTTAATTTAGTGACTTGGAGGGATTGGTGAAGTTTCTTTGAGTTTAGGAGGTATGGGTGTCTATTaggaaataaagataaagataaataatTGGGGGAATAAAGATAAACGAATAAATTTGGGACATGTTAAAGTATTCTACTTAATGTGTTTAAGATGCACTGTGACCCAATGGAAAAAGCACTCCTTctaaagtcagaaggacctaggttcaaatctctaTGACCTTATACCAAGAATTCAGTCCTTCTGAGTCTCTATAGTctaatctacaaaaaaaaaaatggggcaaatggtggtggtagtgaatAAGATGACATCTAAAGTCCTTTCTACTTTAAATCCAAGAACAAATAAGTGAGCATGAGTTTGGGGCATTGCATATAAAATTATGGGAGGGAAAGGGTATGTGAAAATAAGAGCAGGATGAGAATTTGAATGAGTAAGTTTAGGGATGAGGTTGGTTATAACTGAAATTGGATAATGAAGTTAGATGTGGCCTTGTAGGAAAATTGTATCCAAAAGAAAGTAGGTGAAATAGTTTCTGATCTGGTCAACCTCATAAGAAGAGTATTGTGTCTTATTCTGGACACCTAGGCATCTCCATCCACACTTCTGCATAACTCAGTACTTAGTAGTATCAATGAAAGAGAACAGGGCAATACTAGTCTAGAACTTCATTCTTGGATGATCATTTTGAGGCTAATGTTGAAGCAGAATGGTCCCTTTCCAACCATTAAAACTACCTCCCCAAAGGGAACAGACATATTGAGAATGAGACTAGAGAGCATTCAGGATTTCTCCTGTGCATGAGGAGAAAAGAGTAAAAGTGTAGGTCTCAAATAAGATCTTTTCTTAAGATCTAACCCTTGGTCTCTCTGATATAACTACCTAGCTACATAACTGGGAGGAGTTATTAATGAATTAGCAATGATTAATGTGATGATGATGTTCCTCACAGCTGACACTATATTTTACTTCTTCTTACTTTTATACATCCCTCCATACCTCAAAAATACTAACTTCTCACCTCTGCCTGCATCTTGGAATCCCTGGTACTCCTCAAAGCTCATTTTATATTCTATCCCTTTCCTTCTGCaatgcctttcctgatctcctgcAGCTGATAATGCCTTCTCTTAAAGTATCttgtatctatttatctgtctatgtATAGATATTGATGTTTACCTATCTACCTGATATATTTATCATCTCCTTGATTAAGGATTATTAAAGTATaagtttataaatattaataagtaATAAAGTCTAAAAATTAGTATTAAAAATCTTGTATTTATTATGTAAGTATATATTATCTATGTATAGATACTGTTATTAGTTATATTTGTCATCTCCTTGAATAAGGAGTATTAAATTATCAGCTTATAAGTATTAATAAGTGATAAagtagaataaatagaaaatctatttatatgtatcttgtgtctatgtatgtaagtgtatatatatatatgtataaatactagtatctatctaaaaaaaccttgtatttactttgtatatatcttcTCTCTATGCATAGAGACTAGTATCTATCAGatgcatttgtcatttctttgaaTAAGGAATATTAAAGCATGTGTTTATAAGTATTAGGATTAAAATATAAGGAATATTAAaagtttcttatatttattttgcatatatcttTTTACCTATCTATGTATAAATATTGACATCTATCTGTAAGATATTTGGCATCTTTAGACAGGTATTAAAGTATAAGTTAATAAGTATTAAATAAGGAGCATAAAATATGTTCTGTTTGTATCATTAGGCAAAAATCACAAAGTCACAGATTCTTGAGTCATTTGAAGGAATGAGGAACCTATCATACCTTGCAGAAATCTGTTCTATGTTTTGACAGCTCTGCCCATTAAGAAACGCTTCCTGAAATTAagttgaattctaatttttttacaaCTTGCACCCTGGTGCTAAGTTTCATAAAGAAATGTCTAAGACTTTCCAAACATGCCATTGTCTAATCCTTGAAGATGGCAATCATGACTATATATCAGTCAGcctatattcaaaattataatagagcatatttatatgatgctttcAGTATTGCAATGCTTTTTCTATGCCTAATACTACTTGGTCACATAAAAACAATGCCAGGTATTATAATAAATGCCATTTTCAACTCTTCAGTTAAACTTACCCCCATATAACAAATCTCTTGcaaatcttattatttttagaattctctcacttatgtctcctttttttttttacaagacaatggggttacgtgatttgcccaaggtcacacagctaggttattattaagtgtctgaggtccaatttgaattcagatcctcctaactccagggctggtactctatctactatgccatctagttgccctcaTATATGTCCCcttataaatttttgaaaaacattatccacctccaaagaaacAGCCAAGTCtcaatacagatcaaagcatactttttctttctttttccctttgcgttctcttttgcaacatggttaatatggaaatgtgcttttaatgactgaacatgtataaTGTAAATCAAagtgtttgccttctcaaggagagaaaggaaagatgggaagagggaatgatgtaattgaggaaaaaataaagttaaaaattcttagaaaaaaattataccgataaatatacatgtgtgtatgtatgtgcatgtatataatatataactacatgtatatacacatatatccctTCTACATGgggatatgtgtatatatatatattacattatatctacaaatacatatattgtgtgtgtgtgtgtgtgtgtgtgtgtgtatgtgtgtgtacccTTTCTCTCTATTCACTCAGTCACCATCTTTGTATCCTGCTTTGGGTTAGTTCAGACCATCATCATCTCATTCCTGGACTATCAAAACAGTCTAGCtgatctccctgcttcaagtttCTCCCCCGTCTAATCCATCCTACTAATCAAAAGTCTAATCATGTTCCATGGCCTATTCAACATAAAGTTCACCATTTGggatttaaagttcttcacaatctgGCATCTTCCTACCATTCTACTCATCTTACACCACTCTCTTTCCTACACTTCCCAGACATTCTTGCAGCTAGTTTCTCAGAAACATCATTCCATCTTTGCAATCACTGTCTCCCAAATCTGGAATGCTCTCCACCCTCACCTCTGTTTCagattccctggcttcctttgaaactcaattcaaattccatcttctacaacTGGTCTTTTCTAGTCCTTAAACTGTTAGTGActttcttctgagattatcttctatttatactatctagaatttgtttacatgttatctctCATTAGAATGGGAGCTCTCAGAAGGTTCCagttattttagcttttttttctgGATCCTCAGTGCTTATGTAGAATAGTGTTTGACCTAGAGGAagtgtttaagaaatgtttattaattgactgaCTGATGATCCAAGGAGTGGAACAGAACCTAAGTGCTAAAATAATAAAGAGCAGAGAGAAATCTAGATGGGCTGGGGTAGGGATGAGGTCAAACTCCCTTATTTCTTAAGGTGAACttggataataataattataataaagagATCTATAATAGAATATCTTAcataataaatagatgaataatttCTCTACCTTAGAAAATTATAATTCCCTATGTATATTTAAAACCTTGTTATCTGTCCCCTGCAGCACCCAGAGAAACTGGAGATGAAGTGCTTTCTCACCATTTCTGTGATTTCCTGTGTGATTCTCATTTCACTGCAAATTCCCCAGGTATtgttacacacatacacacacacacacacacacacacacacacacacacacacacacacacacatacatacacacatagactGCTTGCCACCTTTTCCTTCTCAGCCCTGAAAATGTCTTGGAGTCTACAAGTCAGCTCCTAATTCCAGGTATAGCAGTAACAACTTTCCTCAAAAATCATTTCCAAATAGATTTTTAGCATTTTGAGATGTCTTCTCCACTGTCTTTGCCCTTCCTACCCAACCTCTACTGGACTGGGGGCAAAATACTGTTTAGGTCCATCTGCACTCACCTCTTTTCCTCAGCAAATTCTTCCTCTCCTTAGACATCTTCCCAAAGTGTGCCAGGCCATTCTGGCTTCTGTCCTAGAAGTAAGGGATAACCCCTTACCTGTTCTCCAACTCAATACAATTTCAGAAATAAACTCAGCACTGAGGTATCTGTCCAAGTGGACAACTTTGGTATTATCCTCCTCTAAacagaacaaaaacagaaaactatGCCAATAAGATAAAATGTAAACACTGCAGCCTTCCTCCACTATCAGATACTGACTTtcctattaataaaattatttttttttcattctacttcCCTTCGAGACAGTTCTATCTAGGAGATGATGTCATGGGTTCAGAGCTGGTTTCAGAGctggaaagacatgaattcaaattccattttggGTTCATAGTGACTAGATGATTCTAGGCATGTCTTTTAACCTCTAGTGTACtggacaattctctaagactaagttTCAGAGAATACACTGACCTGACTTAGCAGAGAGAGCTTCCTCAACTGGAAGTGCCCTAAATCAGTGAAACCACAGGTCAAATTTCTATCTCCCCTTCATATACTCTGTGCTCATCTGGACCAGACTAATCTCCATGCTTTAATTGCAGCTTGCCCTCTATAAGTATTCAATCAGTTGTCTCCACTCAGGTGCCTTCTTTTACCCAAAACCTTCCCAGACCCTTCCCAGCTAAAAGcaatctttctttctatttttcttaacaataacaacaataatgacaatagcatttctagaaatatattatataaacatttaatatgTAATAcatctttaaagtttataaagaactttacagACACCTCATTAGATGATCCTCATAAACAACACCGAGAAGTCAGTGCTATTATTATCGTCCCCATTTTGcaattaatgaaattgaagcaaagagaatttgagtgacttgtccagagtcacatggtTAGTGTttcaggctaaatttgaactcaagtctttgtgactccaagtaTAGCATTCTATCTGCTGCTCTGACTGACGAAATACCAGGAGACTATTTATTGAGTGTATTTTAAACCTCAAAGTGCTACCTAATTGCCAGCTATTATTacaaagatggaaggaaaataGAGCTGTCCTCATAGAGCTTAGGCTCTACTCAGAATCTGAGTGTACTTCAATAAAATGGTTTAGAAGTAGGTATGTGTCTGCCTGCTCAACCAGCTTCCTATTGTCCAATTTATCTGAAATCACACTTCTTTGTATATATGTCTCTATCTCCTTACCCTCATTAGGTTGTCAGTTCCTTGGGAATAGGGCCTAAAGCATCCATCCTAATATCTCAGTGATCAGGGTCCTATACATATTAGGACCCTGACACTTgggtttttaaaaactattctagAAATCTTCCCCTCCAATTACCTTCCATGCTATAAGTTGGGCAGTTGCAAAGATTAGTTTTTCTGCTATATCTGAGGAGACAAAGCAAAGTGCTTTTTActgattgttgttcagtcatttcagtcatatctaactgtgactccatttgagattttcaaggcagtttgtcatttccttctgaagtacaatattaatatttatgtaatCCCAGTATAAAAGGGGTCCTTGACACCTTTCTGGGCCttgagaaactcctcagaaatataaactTGCTTAGGAACTTTTGGGTCTGAGAATAATCTGACCagacccaaatgcttgactctgggatcatgagatataccataaatttgtctgAGATACACAAAACGCTCTTGTTAACCTAATCATTTTGCTCTATCTGTAAAATTTCTGCTTTCTCCCAaaactgcctccccttcccccaaatgcAACAGGAACCATGAAATTGTAAATTCCATTCACCTTGAACCTATGGGAAGCCTGTGAATCTGTGACTCCCTCTGTCTCAAGAAACATGTTAAGACATAAAGAAAGATCTAAGCTAGGCCATATATTTGCATGTTTGTGATAGTCtgacaaggaaatatatttaactatCTCTGCTTCTATATCCTGCTTGCTCacaataaccccccccaaaaaaaatactataaaaaccttgCTCTCTGGACACTCGGTGCTAAATGCTTTGAGGAGGTATCACCACATAGTCATTGGTAATAAAATGTACTCCCCAAAATTCATAGCTTGGTCTCCATCTCACTTTTTTGGGTTCAAcacttctccaattcattttatagataaggaaactgaggcaaacagaattaagtgatttgcctaggttcacacagttTAAAGcacctgaggctgaatttgaacttgggagaaagagtcttcttaactccaggtctgacactctatcAATACCTACCAATACTAATAATAGGCTTCATAGCTTAGACACCTCCCCTGCCCAGGTCAACAAGAGTTTTGTTTATCAGGAAACAATGAAAAGGAGTCAGAACTcatcagttcaaatctgtccttctGCTTAAAACTGTTCAAGCCTTTGGGCAAAATCAGTTCAACaacctgggtctcaattttctcatttgcaatAGTTTGAGAAGCAGAACAATGGCCCATTCATGACCTCCTATTGACACATGAAGTGGGACCCCTCTAACTGTGAGCCTCTAATGCAAAAACTGACTTATCTGGCCTTAATTCCTGCTCTGATGAGTAGTTTAGATTTGCTGGAGAAGAGAATACAGAGAGGAGACTAAGGTAAAATCAAGCTAGGAAGGTAAATATTAGCAAACATTTTAAGAGTGACACAGCCTCCTGTATGATGAACATTGGCTCATCACTGGAGCAGAAGGAAAAGTTTAGATGGGGATAGATAAAACTAGGCCCATGCCCTAGTAGAACTCACAGCCTAGAAGGGAGATACTTGCACCTCAAGGGAAGGAGATATTCTCTTCTCCCCAACAGAATGCATAGAAATGCATAGAAAATCTTTGAATCCAATAAAATGACCACTGGACTTGACATAAGGAGACActtagattcaaattcaaattctaataCTAGCTATGGAACTCCGAGCAAGGTACCTCCTacctttgaacctcagtttcctcctctacaaaATGAGAGCAATAATAACGCATAATCCATGTAGTTCGATATctctattttgttgttattcagttctTTTTCAATCAAGTCtgctctttgtgacctcatttggagttttctaggaaaagattctagagtggtttgccattttcttctccagcttatttaacagataaggaaactgaagcaaacaggattaaggcacttgcccagggtcacgaaACTAATAAGAGTCTAGAAtcactcatgtcttcctgactctaggtccagtgctctaaccacttaaccactctcattttataattgagggaaATAAACCCCAGGAAGATAAAGCATTTTAGAAGTAATAGctatcagaggaaggatttgaacccagatcttttgactttagggccagtgttCTTGCCAATTTACTATACTGCctgtcagtcagtcagtcaacaaacatttatttattgcctACTTTGTGTAAAGCACTGTATTAAGAgccagggatacaaagataaacagggatagtccctgctttcaaacAGCTCATGCAGAAAGCTGGGGAGAAAATATAATGTTTTCTAAACCAATAAAGCCAATTCAATTGGCCAAAAAGCCCAGAACCATATCATTTCTTTTGTCTCCTTTCCCACCATAGACAAGAAGCAAGACAATTACCCTTGACATGGCTCCAAACACTTTTGATGATGACTACACCAACTGTGAGAAGGACATGGAGCAGATTGCCCCCTTCCTGCTTGAGAAAGAGATGGCTCAGCACAAGTTGTTCAGACAATCATGGGAGGCTGCCACAGTTTCTTTGAAAAGTTATCAgaacctctcccttcccccaggcTTCCAGACCCAACATGCACTGGCTGTAATGGTCTATACCAACTCATCCAACCCACTGCATAGGGAGCTGAACTCAGCTGTGAGGGAAATGGGCAAGTCTATTGAGGTCTACATGGAGCAATTTCCTTTCAAGGCCTTGCACTTCTACCTAATGCGGGCCTTACAGCTGCTGAGAGCTCCTGAGAGTTGTAAGGAAGACTCTGGACAGGTGGTATACCGGGGCATAAGAAGCATCCACTTTGAGCCCAGAAAACCTGGAGATAGTGTCCGCCTTGGTCAGTTTGCCTCCACTTCTGAAGACCAGAATGTGGCCCAGAACTTTGGCAATGCCACCTTTTTTACCCTGAGCACATGCTTTGGGGCCTCCATCAAGGAACTCTCAGTCTTCCCCAATGAACGAGAAGTGCTCATCCCCCCCAATGAGGTCTTCCAGGTGTCTAACTTCTCCCAGGATGGAAGCCGAAACCTGGTGACTCTCAGAAGCCTCAAACAGACATGCAGTAACTTCAACTGTGCCTATCTGAGGAGTATTAACCACAACAAACTGGAAGGTGGAAGACTGGAGAGTAAGAAGGGGAGGGTCATggtatagaaagaaaaagagaagggaaggggaagtttCTTTAGGCATCATGGTGGAGCTCTAGGCCTTGGATGTGAAAAAACTTGACTTCTAGTTCCAACTCTGACACTAATTAGAAGTTGAGCAAAACAAGACCATTTTtcctctctaggcttcagtttccttcacaaaatgagagggttgtacTCATTGGTCTTTatggtcccttccaattctgaaattctattatgATTTGTGCTTGGTTGCTGACTTTCAGTTGACCATGCttataagatataaaaaaaaaaatggattgtaggggtggctaggtggtgcagtggataaagcaccggccttggagtcaggagtacctgagttcaaatcagatctcagacacttaataattacctagctgtgtggccttgggcaagccacttaaccccatttgccttgcaaaaacctaaaaaaaaaaaaatggattgtaGGAGACCTAGATGTTGAAATTCCCAAATTTTCTAGAGTCcctatgtgaccttcagcaatTCTCCCCTCAGAGTCTCAGGTTTACCATTTTGAAAATGGGAATGGTATCCCCTGCATAGACCTGTCAAGGTCTAATCAGATCATGAATGTACAAACTCCTTGTGAGTTAGAAATCAAGGTACCCAAGTGAAGATTATCATCTTACCACATGCAGCTATTATGTAACTCTGTCTGACTTAGTATCAAAGTTCGGACCAAACTCTTTTATCCTGTGACTTGAGGTTGGGATGGGGACaggtaaaagaaaaagtagtCATGTTCCCATTTTCCAAAGGGAAAACCTGAGGCAAGAAGAGGGGAATCTTAATATCTTCTCCTTACTCCAATCCCATAATGTGCCATTAATTTATATGTTTAGCTGTGCTTCAGAGGAATGGATAGATAAGGCTAGATCCCTCTTAAAGCTCACCCTCTCAGATGGGTATTACATATACCCAACTATTGTTATATAGGACATAAGCAGAAGAGAGCATAGGGCTGAGGGATCTCAGAGCAGGAAGGATGCACTTAGAGCTGTGGGTTCTAGGAAGCTTTCCTGGGGGAAAGTGGCATTTAATCCCAATCTTTCTGTTCTACAGAAATGATATGCTACAGTAGCATAGATTTGGGTAGGAGGTGGGGAGGGACCTAGTGGGACtgacattctttttctttgcatttcagAAGAAAAGGGT
This region includes:
- the LOC141508563 gene encoding ecto-ADP-ribosyltransferase 5-like isoform X1; translated protein: MKCFLTISVISCVILISLQIPQTRSKTITLDMAPNTFDDDYTNCEKDMEQIAPFLLEKEMAQHKLFRQSWEAATVSLKSYQNLSLPPGFQTQHALAVMVYTNSSNPLHRELNSAVREMGKSIEVYMEQFPFKALHFYLMRALQLLRAPESCKEDSGQVVYRGIRSIHFEPRKPGDSVRLGQFASTSEDQNVAQNFGNATFFTLSTCFGASIKELSVFPNEREVLIPPNEVFQVSNFSQDGSRNLVTLRSLKQTCSNFNCAYLRSINHNKLEGGRLEKEKGQNCMVKSGNINSMVLGKVTSWLFVGSQLLLLRIGCLNSS
- the LOC141508563 gene encoding ecto-ADP-ribosyltransferase 5-like isoform X2, with product MKCFLTISVISCVILISLQIPQTRSKTITLDMAPNTFDDDYTNCEKDMEQIAPFLLEKEMAQHKLFRQSWEAATVSLKSYQNLSLPPGFQTQHALAVMVYTNSSNPLHRELNSAVREMGKSIEVYMEQFPFKALHFYLMRALQLLRAPESCKEDSGQVVYRGIRSIHFEPRKPGDSVRLGQFASTSEDQNVAQNFGNATFFTLSTCFGASIKELSVFPNEREVLIPPNEVFQVSNFSQDGSRNLVTLRSLKQTCSNFNCAYLRSINHNKLEGGRLEKEKGQNCMVKSENYSSERGSQVSPD